Sequence from the Salmo salar unplaced genomic scaffold, Ssal_v3.1, whole genome shotgun sequence genome:
tatcctggttgtgttcagcagtatcctggttgtgttcagcagtatcctggttgtgttcagcagtatcctggttgtgttcagcagtatccaggtagtgttcagcagtatcctggttgtgttcagcagtatcctggttgaatggcagtatcctggttgtgttcagcagtatcctggttgtgttcagcagtatcctggttgaatggcagtatcctggttgtgttcagcagtatcctggttgtgttcagcagtatccaggttgtgttcagcagtatcctggttgtgttcagcagtaacctggttgtgttcagcagtatcctggttgtgttcagcggtatcctggttgtgttcagcagtatccaggttgtgttcagcagtatcctggttgtgttcagcagtaacctggttgtgttcagcagtatcctggttgtgttcagcggtatcctggttgtgttcagcagtatcaaggttgtgttcagcagtatcctggttgtgttcagcagtatcctggttgtgttcagcagtatccaggttgtgttcagcagtatcctggttgtgttcagcagtatccaggttgtgttcagcagtatcctggttgtgttcagcagtatcctggttgtgttcagcagtatccaggttgtgttcagcagtatcctggttgtgttcagcagtaacctggttgtgttcagcagtatcctggttgtgttcagcggtatcctggttgtgttcagcagtatccaggttgtgttcagcagtatcctggttgtgttcagcagtaacctggttgtgttcagcagtatcctggttgtgttcagcggtatcctggttgtgttcagcagtatcaaggttgtgttcagcagtatcctggttgtgttcagcagtatcctggttgtgttcagcagtatcctggttgtgttcagcagtatcctggttgaatggcagtatcctggttgtgttcagcagtatcctggttgaatggcagtatcctggttgtgttcagcagtatcctggttgtgttcagcagtatcctggtagtgttcagcagtatcctggttgtgttcagcagtatcctggttgtgttcagcagtatcctggttgtgttcagcagtatcctggttgtgttcagcagtatcctggttgtgttcagcagtatcctggttgtgttcagcagtatcctggttgtgttcagcagtatcctggttgtgttcagcagtatcctggttgaatggcagtatcctggttgtgttcagcagtatcctggttgtgttcagcagtatcctggtagtgttcagcagtatcctggttgtgttcagcagtatcctggtagtgttcagcagtatcctggttgtgttcagcagtatcctggtagtgttcagcagtatcctggttgtgttcagcagtatccatgttgtgttcagcagtatcctggttgtgttcagcagtatcctggttgtgttcagcagtatcctggatgtgttcagcagtatcctggttgtgttcagcagtatcctggttgtgttcagcagtatcctggttgtgttcagcagtatcctggttgtgtgtTTTCCAGGTTCATGAATAGCAGAGTTCCATCCAGTGAGAGATATCGACCTACAGACTATGAACATGCTGCGAACTGTGCCACCCATGGAGTGAGTTACACACACCACCTATCTACAGATTCATCTGTTTATCTCTGGTTCTACCCACAATGCCTTGTTTACCCATGATCCTCCACAGGTCTGGATCATCCCCAGCCTGGTGGGCGGGTCTGTACTCTACTTCCTGTCTGTGGACCAATGGCAGGCTGCTGCTGCCTGGTTGTACGGGGCGGGGCTTAGCGGTCTATTCATCTCCTCCACTCTGTTTCACACCGTGGCCTGGaagatcagacacctccggttagtatctctgatcagacacctccggttagtatctctgatcagacacctccggttagtatctctgatcagacacctccggttagtatctctgatcagacacctccggttagtatctctgatcagacggttagtatctctgatcagacacctccggttagtatctctgatcagacggttagtatctctgatcagacacctccggttagtatctctgatcagacacctccggttagtatctctgatcagacggttagtatctctgatcagacacctccggttagtatctctgatcagacggttagtatctctgatcagacacctccggttagtatctctgatcagacacctccggttagtatctctgatcagacggttagtatctctgatcagacacctccggtttgtatctctgatcagacggttagtatctctgatcagacacctccggttagtatctctgatcaaacagttagtatctctgatcagacggttagtatctctgatcagacacctccggttagtatctctgatcagacggttagtatctctgatcagacggttagtatctctgatcagacacctccggtttgtatctctgatcagacggttagtatctctgatcagacacctccggttagtatctctgatcagacacctccggttagtatctctgatcagacggttagtatctctgatcagacacctccggtttgtatctctgatcagacggttagtatctctgatcagacacctccggttagtatctctgatcagacactcgttagtatctctgatcagaacctcggttagtatctctgatcagacacctccggttagtatctctgatcagacacctcggttagtatctctgatcagaacctcggttagtatctctgatcggacacctccggttagtatctctgatcagacacctccggttagtatctctgatcagacacctccggttagtatctctgatcagacggttagtatctctgatcagacacctccggttagtatctctgatcagacacctccggttagtatctctgatcagacggttagtatctctgatcagacacctccggttagtatctctgatcagacggttagtatctctgatcagacggttagtatctctgatcagacacctccggttagtatctctgaatAGAGAGACATTTCAgatgtcatgtcatgtctacagtgttgtaacgatgtgcaaatagttaaagtccaaaaggtaaaataaataaacataaatgtgggttgtatttacaatggtgtttgttcttcactggttgaccttttctggcggcaacaggtcacacatcttgctgctgtgattaaactctgtggtatttcacccagtagatatgggagtttatcaaaattgggtttgttttctaattctttgtgtatctgtgtaatctgagggaaataatgtgtctctaatatggtcatacatttgggcaggaggttaggaagtggcagctcagtttccacctcattttgtgggcagtgctgcacatagcctgtcttctcttgagagccaacagtgacctttctcaatagcaaggctatgctcacagtacatagtcaaagcgtttgttcattttgggtcagtcccagtggtcaggtattctgcctctgtgtcctctctgtttagggacaaacagcattctagtttgctctgttttatttgttaattctttccaatgtcaaTATCCctggtaggtctgtgtgtgtgtgtgtgtgtgtgtgtgtgtgtgtgtgtgtgtgtgtgtgtgtgtgtgtgtgtgtgtgtgtgtgtgtgtgtgtgtgtgtgtgtgtgtgtacaccgcctggtaggtgtgtgtgtgtgtgtgtgtacaccccctggtaggtgtgtgtgtgtgtgtgtgtgtacaccccctggtaggtgtgtgtgtgtgtgtgtgtgtgtgtacaccccctggtaggtgtgtgtgtgtgtgtgtgtgtgtgtgtgtgtgtgtgtgtgtgtgtgtgtgtgtgtgtgtgtgtgtgtgtgtgtgtgtgtgtgtgtgtgtgtgtgtgtgtgtgtgtgtgtgtgtgattgggccTTTCCCCTGGGCCTGAGACGTTGGTTTTTCCAATGATCGGAACCCTGACAGTAGTGACACTCTTGACTGAAGTCAGCGTTACCACGGCAGCCAGGCTCAAACCCCTAGATGAATGAAACTCTGCCCGTGAACCAGAGAGTCAGAGTGGGCGGGGGCCCGAATCTCTCCGAACTGTCACGGTGAGCGCTACTGGTGGAGGAGTCAGGGTGCAGGAGGAGTCAGGGTGCAGGAGGAGTCAGGGTGCAGGAGGAGTCAGGGTGCAGGAGGAGTCGGGTGCAGGAGGAGTCAGGGTGCAGGAGGAGTCAGGGTGCAGGAGGAGTCAGGGTGCAGGAGGAGTCAGGGTGCAGGAGGAGTCAGGGTGCaggaggagtcaggtgcaggaggagtcaggtgcaggaggagtcagggtgcaggaggagtcagggtgcaggaggagtcagggtgcaggaggagtcagggtgcaggaggagtcgggtgcaggaggagtcagggtgcaggaggagtcagggtgcaggaggagtcagatgcaggagaagtcagggtgcaggagagcagagagttgtgaacaggcgaacactttatttaggcagaggcaataaaacagacagacgccactgcgtcaaaacctccagccaaaggtAAAAAGTGCAAGGCGCGAAACAGTCACAAAAAATTTGCAAATGTTACAATAAACAACCTTTGTGAAGTACCACGGAAATAACGGACAAAAACCCAGCCTGGCGGCGTACACACGAAACACGTAACAattacaatttcacacaaagacatggaggggaacagaggaataaatacatgctgtgtgattagggaatgaaaaccaggtgtgcagggaacaagacaaaacaaatggatacatgaaaaatggagcggcgatggctagaaagccggtgacgccgaacgccgcccgaacaaggagaggagccggcGGAAGTTGTGATGCGCGACTCCAGCggcgacggtggaactcccgcagcagttcagggtccaacacatccgccaccggaacccagcacctctcctccggaccgtaccccccCCACCCCTGCCACGGGTCCACCTCCCACTCCGACGTCTCGAATCCAAGATGGAACGAacagagtacgccggggccccctcgatgtccagggaacctcccgcacctcagattcctggagcgggccagccaccaccggcctgaggagagacacatggaacgaggggttaatacggtaatcgggggggaAGCGGTAACCTGTAAcgcacctcgttcagtctcctcgggACTTTGAATAGCCCCACAAACcgtgggcccagcttccggcagggcaggcgaaggggcaggtttcgggtcgagagccagacccggtcctcactgcggtgacggtctgcgcccaCTTTCTGACGCAGCGAGGCGCGCTGAAGGTGGACATGGGCGGTGTCCCATGTTTCCTCCGCACGccagaaccagtcgtccaccgcaggagcctcggtctgactctgatgccaaggagccagaactgactgataccccagtacgcactggaagggggtaaggttagtggaggagtggcggagcgagttctgggccatctctgcccagggcacgaacgcagcccactcccccggccagtcctggaaataggacctcagaaacctacccacatcctggtttactctctccacctgcccgttactctctgggtgaaaacctgaggtaaggctgactgagacccccagttgttccatgaacgccttccagaccctcgacgtgaactggggaccccaatcagacactatgtcctcaggcaccccgtagtgccggaagacctgtgtaaacagagcctccgcagtttgtagggccgtagggagaccgagcaaagggaggagaaaaacgatccacaacgaccaggatcgcggtgttaccctgtgagggaggaagatcatTAAGGAAAtctaccgacaggtgcgaccacggccgttgtggaacgggtaagggttgtaacttacctctgggcatgtgcctaggggccttgcactgggcgcacactgagcacgaggaaacataaaccctcacgtccttagccaaagtggaccaccagtacttcccagtcagacagctcactgtccgaccgatccccggatgaccagaggagggtgacttgtgggcccaatagatcaactggtcacggacagcagacggaacgtacagacgcccgacgggacactggaggggagcgggctctgtacgcaacgcctgctcaatgtccgcgtccagctcccacacgaccgcgctaccaggcaggagcccgggagtatgggagtctgatccatgggccgctcctctgtgtcatacagccgggacagtgcatctgccttcatattctgggaacctggtctgtaggacatggtaaacacaaaacgggtaaagaacatggcccaccttgcctgatgaggattcagtctcctcgctgcccggatgtactccagattgcggtggtcagtccagatgagaaaaggttgtttagccccctcaagccaatgtctccatgccttcgaagccttgacgacagccaacagctcccggtcccccacgtcatagtttcgctccgtcgggctgagcttcttcgagaagaaagcacaggggcggagcttcgttGGCGTGcctgagcgctgagagagcatagctcctatcccagcctcagacgggtccacctccactatgaacgccaaagagggatccggatgggccagcacgggagccgaggtaaacagagttctcaggtgcccaaaagccctgtccgcctcagccgaccactgcagatgtacaggaccccccttcagcagtgaggtaatgggagcagccacctggccaaaaccccggatatgtcacgtcctggccagtataagggttaattgtcattttagtttggtcaggacgtggcagagggtatttgttttatgtggttcagggtggtgtgttagttaggagggcgtttgatttattatttccgggttttgagttatggtctatgttgatgtatttctatgtgtagtctggttgatctgtttctatgttgagttaattggggtggacttccaattgaaggcagctgtgtggtgttgcctttgattggaagtcctatattagttgggtgtgtttgtctgtgtatttgtgggagattgtttcgtgtttagcgtgtgtgagcctaacaggactgtctgtaaatcgcgagttcgttttgttatttttgtatgttcgtttttgagtttattaaatgttcaaaaatgaactatcacaaccctgctgcattttggtcctctttttccgacgatgatttcgctatatcgtccctccgacgaagaaatccctgacaggattaacctccggtagtaattggcaaaccctaaaaacctctgcacctcctttaccgtggtgggagtcggccaattacgcacggctgaaatgcggtcactctccatctccacccctgaggtggaaatgcggtaccctaggaaggagacggactgttggaagaacaggcatttctcagccttgacgtacaggtcatgacCCAGCACCCTgcgtaccagggacacatgctcgggcgtgtagcggagtatatcagaatgtcgtcgatatacaccactacaccctgcccgtgcaggtccctgaagatctcgtccacaaaggattggaagactgatggagcgttcatcaacccgtacggcatgacgaggtactcataatgccctaaAGGTTGTACTAAacaccgtcttccactcgtctccctcctgaatacgcaccaggttgtacgcgctcctgagatccagtttactGAAGacgcgcgccccgtgcattgactcaatcgccgtggcgatgagaggtaacgggtaactgtacctcatcgggatttgattgagacctcgatagtcaatgcacggggcgtaaACCTGCGTCCTTCTTCTTCaccaaaaagaaactcgaggtggcgggtgaagtggaggaccgaatgtacccctgacgcaggaatcagagacatatgtctccatagccgccgtctctgcttgcgacaggggatacacgtgactcctgggaagtgcagcgtctaccaggagatttatcgcacaatccccccgtcgatgaggtggtaattgagtcgccttcttcttggagaaggcgagagccaaatcggcatattcaggggggatgcgcacggtggagacctggtctggactttccaccgtggtagcaccaacggaaacccctacacacctccccgagcactctcgcgaccaccccgtgagagccctctgttgccaggaaatggtggggttatgacgagctaaccagggaaggcctagcaccacgggaaacgcaggagagtcaatgaggaagagactgatcttCTCCTCGTGACCCCCTTGCGTCaccatggccagggagatggtggcttccctgattagcccggaccctaatggtcgactatccagagcgtgtaccgggaaaggtctaaccacaggaataataacggggatccctaaactaagggcgaacgctctgtcgataaaattcccagccgcgcctgaatcgacgagcgccttatgctgggaaaactcaggaaaacaaacaggtacaaacaggtggacaacagaggactctggatgagagtggtgcagactcacctggggtgacgccagagtgctctgcctgctgcctcgactcccagagggaccaacccagaaccgaccggcagtgtgccctctgcggccacagatggtgcacgtgatggcccctcctccagcctccctaaGCGCAGCCCCTCCCTCCCACAGAAATGGCACAACCAAAATCCAACAGTGTGTCTGCGTGGAGaaagtctcctcaatgaatgggggaaaggtgtatttatcccgggacacacCCGATCCCAGGTCTGTCCCATagtcgctgacgaccctcccggctccgACCCAcagacatcctattaaggaaaacaagagcaaagaggaagaatttggcagacagagtgggagggtcagtcgcagagtgggagggtcgtcagacagagtgggagggtcgtatcagagtgggagggtcgtcagacagagtgggagggtcgtcgcagagtgggagggtcgtcagacagagtgggagggtcgtatcagagtgggagggttgtatcagagtgggagggtcgtatcagagtgggagggtcgtcagacagagtgggagggtcgtcggacagagtgggagggtcgtatcagagtgggagggtcgtatcagagtgggagggtcatcgcagagtgggagggtcgtcgcagagtgggagggtcgtatcagagtgggagggtcgtatcagagtgggagggtcgtatcagagtgggagggtcgtatcagagtgggagggtcgtagcagagtgggagggtcgtatcagagtgggagggtcgtcagacagagtgggagggtcgtatcagagtggaaggtcgtatcagagtgggagggtcgtatcagagtgggagggtcgtcagacagagtgggagggtcgtatcagagtgggagggtcgtcgcagagtgggagggtcgtatcagagtgggagggtcgatcagagtgggagggttgtatcagagtgggagggtcgtcgcaGAGTGGGAGGATCGTTGCAGAGTGGGAGGGttgtatcagagtgggagggtcgtatcagagtgggagggtcgtatcagagtgggagggtcgttgcagagtgggagggtcatatcagagtgggagggtcgtatcagagtgggagggtcgtatcagagtgggagggtcgtatcagaaTGGGAGGGTCATCACAGTATAATAACTGTCTGTGTAATAActttgtataataactgtgtgtataataactgtgtgtattttAACTGTATAATAACtatgtataataactgtgtgtataataactgtgtgtaataactgtgtgtaatagctGTGTGTAAAATAACTGTgtctataataactgtgtgtattttTAACTGTATAATAACtatgtataataactgtgtgtataataactgtgtgtgtaataactgtgtgtaataactgtgtgtgtaataactgtgtgtaataactgtgtgtgtaataactgtgtgtgtaataactgtgtgtaataactgtgggtataataactgtgtgtataataactgtgtataataactgtgtgtgtaataactgtgtataataactgtgtataat
This genomic interval carries:
- the LOC106595793 gene encoding monocyte to macrophage differentiation factor 2; the encoded protein is MDSKKSRYGRFMNSRVPSSERYRPTDYEHAANCATHGVWIIPSLVGGSVLYFLSVDQWQAAAAWLYGAGLSGLFISSTLFHTVAWKIRHLRIVEQRFHMCDRMAIYFFIAASYTP